In a genomic window of uncultured Sphaerochaeta sp.:
- a CDS encoding HAD family hydrolase, with translation MAIHTLLFDLDGTLLPIDQDQFMHAYFGLFVRKAGELGLDEKAALSGLQAGLKAMLTNNGEMTNKDRFDSVFSQVSGIDSTRFNEQFSSFYQHEFHQLAAFAKPSSLAHRIVETAKEKGYRVALATSPLFPAQGTEARIGWAGLRADQFSLVTTYETYRHAKPHWHYYVQVLDELGVDASECLMIGNDVREDMVVAEHGMETFLVTDCLINRDDRSLDPYRKGSLQAFSDFLEELPPCTL, from the coding sequence ATGGCTATACACACCCTCTTGTTCGATTTGGATGGGACCTTGCTTCCCATCGACCAGGATCAATTCATGCATGCCTATTTCGGACTTTTTGTCCGCAAAGCAGGTGAACTCGGACTCGATGAGAAGGCTGCTCTCTCCGGCTTGCAGGCAGGCCTGAAAGCCATGCTCACAAACAACGGGGAGATGACCAACAAGGATCGCTTCGATTCTGTGTTCTCCCAAGTCAGCGGCATCGACAGCACCCGGTTCAACGAGCAGTTTTCCTCGTTCTACCAGCATGAGTTCCATCAGCTTGCAGCCTTTGCGAAGCCCTCATCGCTTGCCCATAGGATTGTGGAAACAGCGAAAGAAAAAGGATACCGGGTGGCCCTTGCCACCAGCCCTCTCTTTCCCGCTCAGGGCACCGAGGCACGGATTGGGTGGGCAGGTCTGCGTGCAGACCAGTTCTCGCTGGTCACCACCTATGAGACCTACCGGCATGCAAAGCCGCACTGGCACTACTACGTGCAGGTGTTGGATGAGTTGGGGGTTGATGCGTCCGAATGCCTGATGATCGGCAACGATGTCCGTGAGGACATGGTGGTGGCCGAACATGGCATGGAGACCTTTTTGGTCACCGACTGCCTGATCAACCGCGATGATCGTTCCCTGGACCCCTATAGAAAGGGAAGCCTGCAAGCATTTTCAGATTTCCTTGAGGAGTTGCCGCCATGCACACTGTAA
- a CDS encoding ATP-dependent 6-phosphofructokinase, with the protein MTTKKLDFSIPILGEAKISSPIMMSTTQDDGQADYVSDADHILFGIDTDIDENGHPVPRHEETVEVAGPRAKIYFNPAHVHAAICTCGGICPGLNNVIRAVVRCFWYRYGVRRISGVQFGYQGLLENSPWPLIPLDPDVVDEIQEKGGTILGSARGGGKQVEEIVDSLEKLNINILVTVGGDGTLRGAYDIYEEVKKRGLKISIIGIPKTIDNDLSLIQSSFGVDTAVQMAVPVVRCAHIEAKNSIHGIGLVKVMGRESGFIAANTSLAQSDVNFCLIPENPFDLDGPNGLLEHLRRRVLDRGHAVILISEGAGQDLVPSTGETDASGNIKYTDIGVFLKDRINEYFKREGIETNVKYIDPSYIIRSAPADSYDSIYCARLGAHAVHAAMSGKTAALIGLVHNRFVHLPIKVAVSSRNHVDLEGSLWRDVLENTRQPLSMKNFKFD; encoded by the coding sequence GTGACGACCAAGAAGTTGGATTTTTCCATCCCGATTTTGGGTGAGGCAAAGATCTCATCCCCGATCATGATGAGTACTACCCAGGATGATGGGCAGGCTGATTATGTCAGTGATGCAGACCATATTCTCTTTGGCATCGATACCGATATCGATGAGAACGGCCATCCGGTCCCCCGCCATGAGGAGACGGTTGAAGTTGCAGGCCCTCGGGCAAAAATCTACTTCAATCCCGCTCACGTTCATGCTGCCATATGCACGTGTGGTGGAATTTGCCCCGGCCTGAACAATGTCATCCGCGCAGTGGTTCGCTGTTTCTGGTATCGCTATGGGGTGAGAAGGATCAGCGGGGTGCAGTTCGGCTATCAGGGCTTGCTTGAAAACAGTCCTTGGCCACTGATTCCCCTTGATCCTGATGTGGTCGATGAGATCCAGGAAAAGGGTGGTACGATTCTGGGGTCTGCCCGTGGCGGTGGCAAACAGGTTGAGGAGATTGTTGACTCGTTGGAGAAGCTGAATATCAACATTCTGGTCACTGTCGGCGGCGACGGAACCTTGCGCGGCGCCTATGACATCTATGAGGAAGTGAAGAAGCGTGGCCTGAAGATCTCCATCATCGGAATCCCGAAGACCATCGACAATGACCTTTCGCTCATCCAGAGCTCATTTGGTGTCGATACGGCTGTGCAGATGGCAGTTCCTGTTGTCCGCTGTGCCCATATCGAGGCCAAGAATTCCATTCATGGCATCGGCTTGGTGAAGGTCATGGGCCGTGAGTCCGGCTTCATTGCAGCCAATACCTCACTGGCACAGAGTGATGTGAACTTCTGCCTGATTCCGGAGAATCCGTTTGACCTGGATGGGCCGAATGGGTTGCTGGAGCACCTCCGGCGCAGGGTGCTCGATCGTGGCCATGCAGTGATCCTCATCAGTGAGGGAGCCGGCCAGGATCTGGTTCCTTCCACCGGTGAAACCGATGCTTCGGGCAACATCAAGTACACCGACATCGGGGTATTCCTCAAGGATCGGATCAACGAGTACTTCAAGCGTGAGGGGATTGAGACCAACGTCAAGTACATCGATCCTTCCTACATCATCCGAAGCGCCCCCGCCGATTCCTATGACTCGATCTACTGTGCACGCCTTGGGGCCCACGCAGTGCACGCTGCGATGTCAGGAAAGACTGCAGCCTTGATCGGCTTGGTCCACAACCGGTTTGTGCATCTGCCCATCAAGGTGGCTGTATCGAGTCGCAACCATGTGGATCTGGAAGGTTCGCTTTGGAGAGACGTATTGGAGAATACCCGCCAGCCGCTTTCGATGAAGAATTTCAAATTCGATTGA
- a CDS encoding DMT family transporter yields the protein MHTVKPSILTKRWVVILLASLCATLWGSAYPSIKLGYELFGVGADDTAAKLAFAGLRFTLAGLLVLVFRSLQRGPKMAIRSLTARSSLQILLLGLLQTTIHYYFFYVGVSYTTGAKSSILNSSSVFFSAVLAHLVYSNDHISLRKGLGILLGFVSVILVNIEPNLSLTFRLQGEGFVVIAAFLTSLCALYSKRISAKVDPVLLTALQLFSGGFILLMIALGMGASMPRSGFWGYALLLYMAALSATAFTLWTALLKHNKVSSITVFNFLIPVVGTLLSALVLGESILRLQYLLALPVVVLGIVLVTYSSSKEPV from the coding sequence ATGCACACTGTAAAACCCTCCATCCTGACCAAACGTTGGGTGGTGATCCTTCTTGCAAGCCTCTGTGCCACGCTCTGGGGCAGTGCCTATCCCTCGATCAAGCTTGGCTATGAGCTGTTCGGTGTGGGAGCCGATGATACGGCTGCAAAGCTTGCCTTTGCAGGCCTGAGGTTTACCCTTGCAGGCCTTTTGGTCCTGGTGTTCCGCAGCCTGCAGAGGGGACCGAAGATGGCAATCAGAAGCCTCACTGCAAGATCTTCCCTCCAGATACTCCTGCTTGGTCTCTTGCAGACCACCATCCACTACTACTTTTTCTATGTCGGCGTCAGTTATACCACCGGTGCCAAGAGCTCCATCCTCAACTCGTCCTCAGTCTTTTTCAGTGCGGTGCTGGCACACCTTGTGTACAGCAACGACCATATCAGCCTTCGCAAGGGTTTGGGGATTCTGCTGGGCTTTGTCTCGGTGATCCTGGTGAATATCGAGCCGAATCTCTCGCTCACATTCCGCTTGCAAGGCGAGGGTTTTGTGGTCATTGCCGCCTTCTTGACCAGCCTGTGTGCACTCTACAGCAAACGCATCAGCGCTAAGGTGGACCCGGTGCTGCTCACTGCACTCCAGCTCTTCTCAGGCGGCTTCATCCTGCTGATGATTGCCTTGGGCATGGGTGCCTCGATGCCCAGAAGCGGTTTCTGGGGCTATGCCTTGCTGCTCTATATGGCAGCGCTCAGTGCCACGGCCTTCACCCTCTGGACTGCACTGCTGAAGCACAACAAGGTCAGCTCCATCACGGTATTCAACTTTCTGATCCCTGTGGTGGGGACCTTGCTCAGTGCCCTGGTTCTGGGCGAATCGATCCTGCGCCTGCAGTATCTTCTCGCCCTTCCCGTGGTTGTTCTGGGCATCGTGCTGGTCACTTACTCCAGCTCGAAGGAGCCGGTGTAG